TATCTCCTGAAACATCCGGAATTAAAGAGGAATTAGATAAAATTACTGTAGAATCAGCCCCAGCAACAACTCAAGAAACAGCTCCGGCTGATGGTAAGAAGAAAACTACTAAGAAAAAAGAGGATTTAAAACCAAAAATAGCCAAATATATAAAAAACGAAATTTCAACCAAAATAACAGAATTTAAAGCAGATTTAGAAAATCTTTTAAAAGAATTAAAGGAAATTAATCCTAATTTACATATAAATTTACTTCCATATAAATTGCCAAACTCACTTTTAGTGCAAGTTTTAAGTAACCTTTTTGCTAATGATTTTGGTTTAGAAAAAGATTATTTCCAAAAAGTTACAACCGAAATTAATACTGCAATTCGCGAAACAGCCCAAAAAGCTAGTGTAAATTATGTTGATCCATTTGATGCAGAAATTTGAAATGATTCTGATACAAAATTGGGAGCAACACAATTTGATATTCACCCTCAAGTTAAGGGATATAAAAAAATAGCTGAGCAATTATTGCTAAAATTAGCAACTGATCAATCTCAAGCCGGCGTTGTTGTTGATAATATTAAAAAATCTACAAAATTCACTGATAATGCTTCAGGAAATTTAACATATAAACATGTTCTTGATCTCTCAAGTGTAGCAAAAACTAATGAAGAATTATTGAAAAAAATAAATGATAATAAATCCGAAAATGATTTCATTAATGAAGAGTCTGAATTTGAAAAAACCCAATCTTCACTAATCAAGGACGGTAAAAGAGATATAGCTGATTCAATGTTATCAGTTTTGAGCTCAAATATTTTTGGAAAACTAGATTTTAAAGACTTAGTTAAAAAAACACGAAACTTTATTGCTACTACTGTTGTTAGATTTATCCCTGAATCAGCATCAGAACAATCTCTTGCAGAAATTTTAAAATCACTTGAAGAATTAGCTAAACCTTATCTAAATAACCCAAATACTGACATAATTAAGGTTGCGCTTAATAAAGTAGTAGAAGATCTAGAAAAAAAAGTAAAAGATCCTAAAAACCACTCAAAAATCACAGTTCCTTCAATAATCAATACCATTATTAATACCTTTGTTGAAAATGTTGACCTTGCAGCTATTCCTGAGTTTCCCAGTTTGATAAGGTAATTTCAAAAAAGCATCTGGTTTTAGGCAATTTTTTAAGTTTTTTGGTAAAAGTTAATTACAATTTTATTAGTAATTTATTAAGATATCAAATTATTGATTGTTTCCAAATAACTTTTTTCAAATTTCATGTTTGAAATTTCCTTAAAATATTTAGGTTTTTTGCCAAACAATTTGTTTACATCAATAAAACCATCTTTATTTTGTTTTTTCATAATTTATAATTATACCATAAAATTACTTAAAATGCAATTAAATGACATTAATATAAATTAAGGTTTTACGTTCAAAAAACACTGATTTACGGGTGTTTTTTCATATTTATATTCACTAAAAAGTGAATTTTTGCCTTAAAACTGGGAAACTCGGGATACCTTTGTTGAAAATGTTGACCTTGCAGCTATTTTAGCGAATTTACCGAAGTTAACAGGTAAACAATCTTCATCTTCATCCTCAACTCCATCATCTTCAACTTCAAGAAGTTCAACTCCATCAACTTCAACCTCTAGTTCTTAATCAGACCCCTAAAACACGATATTATAAATTAATACTTAAAAAACATGGCACTTTTTAATGTCATGTTTTTTATTAAAAAAATAAATTATTTTTTTAAATTCAGTAATTAGATTTAATCGGAAATTTTTCCTGATTCCGCAGTTTGATGAGATAATCTTAAAAAATTATCCGGTTTTGGAAAATTTTTTAACTTTTTTGGCAAAAGTTAATTACCTATTTTAAAGCACTGGCAAAAATCATTTTTTCAATAAAATAATAAAAATCATAAAAAATACAACTACTATTTAAACTCAATGTAAATAGAAAACGCGTTTTTATTTAAATTGAGCATAAAAAAATATATGAAGTTTTGAAAGAACAATAACCAAAAGTCTTAAATTTGTAGATTTCTAAACGGGTAAATTTAAGGCATTCCATCATACTTAAAAATATAATGGATAATTCGCGTTTTCTAATTTTTTTATGGCAAAAACATAACTAATCCCCCTTAATTCAATATCAAAAATTTATTAATTTATTCTTAGTGATGTTATTATAACACAACTTGATTTTTGAGCAAGCATTTTTTTGCAAAATCTTAATTTTAAAATAATAAAAATTAAGATTTTAGTGCCAAAAAACATGGATTTACCAGTATTTTTGCATATTTAGATTCACTAAAAAGTGAATTTTTGGCATCAAACTTTGAAACTCAGTATTTAAGAAATATTTTACCAAATTTGGGTTTTTTTAACAAAAATTACGAAAATATTTCATATTTACATTTTTGACCAAAATTTTGAAACTTTCTTGAAAATTTATTGTATGATGATTAATATAGTAAATTTAATTTTTTGAAAGGAGAAGTTTTGGTTAAAACAAGATTTTTTAGTAAATTTAAAGATTTTACTTGATCACAAATTTTTGCTTTAATAATATTAGCAGCTGCTGATGTTTTTGTTATTGCTGCTCCTTATTATTTAAAAAATATTGTGCCTAACTTACACACATATTTAGGAATTCGTGAAGATCAAGTAGCTTCTTTGACAGCCATTATTGGCTGAGTTACACTTGCAACTCAACTACCGGGTGGATTTTTATCTAATAGGATTAGTTCACGTTGACTCTTATTTATTGCTGTTTTATCAACAGGAATTATTACATTTTGATTTGGTATAACCATCAAAAATGCTCAACAATTAGGTGAACAAAGTGCTTTGACTCAATATAAAATTATTTGAGGTCTTTGAGGAATCACATCAACCCTAATCTTTTGAACCCCACTTTGAAAACTAGTTTCGCAGCAAACTGACAAAAAAAATCAAGGTCTTGCTTATGGGATTCAGGGTAGTGCAAACGGTATAATTGGATTTTTCCTAGTTTTTGTTATTGGTTTAATTATTACTTCAATTTATTATCCAGACAATCAAAATACTAATGAAATCAATAGCACACCTTTTGCTGCTTATACTTTTACAATTGGTAGTTTTTTAGTAATTACTTCATTTTTAGTCCTCTTTTTTGTCAAAGAGAAAAAAATTGAACGTTATACTAACAAAATTAGTTTAGAATCTATCAAGAAAAATATTATCCAAATTTATGTCTCACTTAAAAATTGAAAATTATGAATGCTTTCAATTTTTGTAATGGGAATGTATACTTTCCAATCAGTTTTTGCCTATTACTTAGTTCAAGTGTTAAATAATGTCTTTTTAGCACCTACAATTTTAGTTACAATTCTTGGCGGAATTAGAACTTATGGACTTCGAGGTTTAATTAGCTCTTATGTTGGTTACTATGCTGATAAATTTAGAAGCTACATTCTCATTTTAGTTTTAACAGCAGTGACAGGAATTTTTGTTATTTTAACTATTTTGCTTCTTACCTTAGCTGGAATTCAAGAGCCTGGAACTCCACTATTTATCTTCTTTATAATATTGGCCACAATTTTATTCTTAGTAGCAGGTTCTCTATCATGAGTAACGGTCACTCTTAGATTTACTCAAGTTGCCGAAATTGAAATTGGTAAAAATAACTATGCAAGTTCAGTTGGAATTCTTTCATTTATTGCATTTTCACCAGATGCTTGATTCTACGAATTATCAGGATATGTTGGGAAAATCTATACAATTGAAGGACAAACAAATACTTCGCCTTTAGGTTACCAATTAATTTTAACAATCGCATTAGGTGTTGCCTTATTTGGAACAATTTGTGGATTCATAGTCTTTTTGCACAATCGAGCCGAACTTAAAAAGCTAGGTAAAACAAATTATCGTTGAAGGGAATTAGATAATGCCTAAAAAACAATTGTTAATAGCGCATCGTGGTTACTCAGCAATCGCACCCGAAAATACCAAACTAGCTTTTGATTTAGCATATGAATTTAATTTTGATGGAATAGAATTAGACGTTCATTTAACTAAAGATAATAGAATAGTTGTCATTCATGACGAGGATACTAAAAGAACAGCTGGTGTTGATAAAATAATTGCAAATAGCACTTTATCTGAATTATATAATGATGATCATAGTTTACATTTTCAACTTGAAACCCGTAAACAAACCATTTTAACACTTGAAGACTTTTTAGATCTTTATTTAGATAAGTTTGAAGTAATTAATGTTGAAATTAAAACTGATCAAACTGAATACATTGGAATTGAAAAAATTATTGATGATTTATCAATTAGATATGGAAAAGATTTTTTTGACAAAATAATTTTTTCATCTTTTAATTTTTCTACACTTGAACGTATGTTTAAATTAAACTCTAAATATCGCCTTGGTTTTTTATTTTGAACTAAAACTCAACTAACAGGTGTAAGCGAAAAAGAAATTAAACAAATTTGCAAGTACCTCCATCCTTGAGTGGATTTATATGATGAAGAACCAGCAATGATTGAAGCTTTTGGCTTGCCACTAAACTTATGAACTCTCAAATCAAAAGTGCGCTACCAAAAATATTTAAATAATAAACATGTATATAGTCAAATAAGTAATTACAAATATACTAAGGATATTAAGTAAAATTCTAGTCAAAAAAATTTCGAGTTTCCCAATTTGATGAGATAATCTTAAAAAGTGTCCGGTTTTTGGGCACTTTTTAACTTCATTAGCAAAAGTTAATTACCTATTTTTTTATTAATTTATTAAAATAAAAATCATACCTACTTCGAATACTTAGATCACTAGGAACGCCATCAAACTGCCAAACTCAGGAAAAATAACTATTAAAGCAAAAACACCGAATTTTAAATCTAACACTCATGAATACAAAATCTACTTATTAATTAAATAAAGCAAACTAAAAAAAGCTATAATTTCAACTCAAAAAGCAAAATTATAAAATATTTAAACTACCTTTTATTTAAACTACCTTTTTTAGTTAAAACACTGACAAAAATCATAAAAAAATACAACTACTATTTAAACTCAATGCAAATAGAAAACTCGTTTTTATTTGCAGCGAGCCTAAAAAAACATATGAAGTTTTGAAAGAACAATAACCAAAAGCCTTAAATTTGAAGATTTCTAAACGGTTAAATTTAAGGCATTCCATCATATTTAAAAATATAATGGAAAATTCACATTTTCTGATTTTTTTATAGCAAAAACATTCTTAAGTCCCCCTAATTCAATAATAAAATTTATTAATTTATTCTTAGTGATAGCTATTATAACATAATTTTATTTTAAACCAGACATTTTTTTTTTTTTTTTGCAAAAGGTTGATTTTAGAATTATAAAAATTAAGATTTTAGCACCAAAAAACACGGATTTACCGGTATTTTTGCATATTTAGATTCACTAAAAAGTGAATTTTCGCCATTAAACTGTCAAACTCAGCTAAAGATATTAACTAAAAATTCAAGTCAAATAAAAAATAATTCATTTTTTTAAATCCAATAGCTAGACTTAACTGGAAATTTTTTTGTTAATTTCTGAATTTTTAGTTTAATTTCTTCAATTTCACTAGGATTTAAATTTTTCTTTTTTAGAACAAAATCAATAATTTCAGCAAGAATAGCAAATTCTTTTTCCTTAAAACCGCGAGAAGTCATTGCTGGAGTGCCAAAACGAATTCCTGAAGTTACAAAAGGACTAAGAGTATCATTTGGAATTGTATTTTTATTTGTAATAATATTTACTGATTCAAGCAAAATTTGTGCTTGTTTGCCTGTTAGATCATAGGTTTTTTTAACATCAACAATAAAAAGGTGATTTTGGGTTTTTCCTGAGACAATTCTTGCTCCTTTTTTTGCAAATTCATTTGCAAAAAAAGCGGCATTTTTAATGATTTGCTGGCAATAATCTTTAAATCAAGGCTGCAGTGCTTCGTTAAATGCAACAGCTTTTGCGGCAATTGTATTAAAAAGTGGGCCACCTTGAATTCCAGGAAAAACAATTTTGTCAATTTTATTTGCAATTTCTTCAATATCTGTTAAAATCAGGCCACCTCGAGGCCCGCGCAGAGTTTTTTGGGTTGTTGATGTTATTACATGGGCAATTCCAACTGGCGAAGGATGTACTCCTGCGGCAATAAGGCCGGCAATATGGGCAATGTCAGCCAGCAAATAGGCACCGACTTTGTCGGCAATTTGCCGAAAACGTCCAAAGTCAATCAAACCTGAATAAGCTGAATAGCCACAAATTATTAAATTTGGTCTGGTCTCAAGTGCTATTTTTTCAATCTCATCATAATCAAGAGTTTCATTTTTGTCAAGAAAATAGCTAATTCCGGTGTAAAATATTCCAGAAAAATTGACTTTATAGCCGTGAGTTAAATGGCCCCCTGAGCTTAAATCAAGGCCAAGAATTTTGTCTCCAGGTTTTAAAAGTGTGGCAAAAACGGCGGAATTTGCACTTGAGCCTGAATAGGGTTGGACATTTGCAAATTTTGTCCCAAAAAGTTGCTTTGCACGTTCAATTGCAATTAATTCAATTTTGTCAATAAACTCACAACCACCATAATAGCGTTTTCCAGGATAACCTTCGCCATATTTATTGCTCAAACTTGTTCCATTTGCGCTTAGAACATCTTGAGAAGCATAATTTTCACTGGCAATTAGTTCAATTTGGTCATTTTGTCTTTGACTTTCTAAATTAATTAGCTCAGAAATTTGTTGATCTTTAATATTAATTTTCTTGTACATTTCTCAAAAAACAAAAAAATTATACTATAAAAATAAGGAATATTCGAAAAACAGCCAACATTTTACAAAAAAATTTTTTTGCATTTGCTAAGCAAAACATGGTATAATTTTAAATTTACTAGAAGGGGAAGTCATGAAAATACGTAGTTTTTTTGCTAGGTTGTTTTCGCTTAATAGTTGAAAGCGTTTTTTTCTTGCTTTTTTAACATTTTCTTTTCTTGGAAGTGGTGTTTTTCTCGTTTCAAATTACTATATTTCTCAGAACATCAATCGCTCAATTGAGTATGGTGGTGGCGCTGAGGTTTTAGTTCAAGTTAAAACTTTGGACGGAAAAATTCCATCTTCAAAAGTTGTTCAGGAGGCAGATTCGGCGATTTTCCAGCGTCTAACCGGCGGGGCTAATTTGAATGGTACCAACGTTTTTACCGAAGGGGAAGGGCGAATAAGAATTTCACGTAATAAAATTTCTAATAACCGTGAATTAGAGCAATTTATTGAAGAAATAGTCAATAAACCAACACTTACAATTACAGATGTTAACACAAATCCTCTCTTTTTTGATGGTAAATTTGAAACAAACCTTAGTCTTGAAAACGGTGATGAGTCAAATTGGCTAGTTCCATTTGCTCCAGGTTCTGCCCTTTCACAGCCAAATCCTCAGAATCCATCAAGTAATCAAGTATTAATCGAATTAAAAGACAACAATGCTCAATTAGAGTGAACTAAAGCCACTGAACATATTTCAAAATTGCCCCGTGGTCAAAACAGAATTTTAATTTGGTCTAATGTTTCTGAACTTAAAAAAATTGCCCAAGAAAAATTCCCTCTTCAGTGAGAAAGAGCTAATAAAAATATATATAATTTTTTGCACGTTGGCGAAAAAACTAC
The sequence above is a segment of the Mesomycoplasma ovipneumoniae genome. Coding sequences within it:
- a CDS encoding SGNH/GDSL hydrolase family protein codes for the protein MKFKNVQNYPVRKRLKLISLGLLPIATAVTFVACISQDSAKLQTFKYLAIGDSVTAGFNQETYRDFQGKLNSQGGGVSGLSYPSFFAHYLQKLNKDSLVSYDNLAFSGATVKNWLNLINPTKYTTGKVADNPFVPKNNDQNTKFNELSTVFGNFNKSSYPELTQKIKNANLLTMTLGANDIFLVATKFGSLLSPETSGIKEELDKITVESAPATTQETAPADGKKKTTKKKEDLKPKIAKYIKNEISTKITEFKADLENLLKELKEINPNLHINLLPYKLPNSLLVQVLSNLFANDFGLEKDYFQKVTTEINTAIRETAQKASVNYVDPFDAEIWNDSDTKLGATQFDIHPQVKGYKKIAEQLLLKLATDQSQAGVVVDNIKKSTKFTDNASGNLTYKHVLDLSSVAKTNEELLKKINDNKSENDFINEESEFEKTQSSLIKDGKRDIADSMLSVLSSNIFGKLDFKDLVKKTRNFIATTVVRFIPESASEQSLAEILKSLEELAKPYLNNPNTDIIKVALNKVVEDLEKKVKDPKNHSKITVPSIINTIINTFVENVDLAAIPEFPSLIR
- a CDS encoding MFS transporter gives rise to the protein MVKTRFFSKFKDFTWSQIFALIILAAADVFVIAAPYYLKNIVPNLHTYLGIREDQVASLTAIIGWVTLATQLPGGFLSNRISSRWLLFIAVLSTGIITFWFGITIKNAQQLGEQSALTQYKIIWGLWGITSTLIFWTPLWKLVSQQTDKKNQGLAYGIQGSANGIIGFFLVFVIGLIITSIYYPDNQNTNEINSTPFAAYTFTIGSFLVITSFLVLFFVKEKKIERYTNKISLESIKKNIIQIYVSLKNWKLWMLSIFVMGMYTFQSVFAYYLVQVLNNVFLAPTILVTILGGIRTYGLRGLISSYVGYYADKFRSYILILVLTAVTGIFVILTILLLTLAGIQEPGTPLFIFFIILATILFLVAGSLSWVTVTLRFTQVAEIEIGKNNYASSVGILSFIAFSPDAWFYELSGYVGKIYTIEGQTNTSPLGYQLILTIALGVALFGTICGFIVFLHNRAELKKLGKTNYRWRELDNA
- a CDS encoding glycerophosphodiester phosphodiesterase family protein → MPKKQLLIAHRGYSAIAPENTKLAFDLAYEFNFDGIELDVHLTKDNRIVVIHDEDTKRTAGVDKIIANSTLSELYNDDHSLHFQLETRKQTILTLEDFLDLYLDKFEVINVEIKTDQTEYIGIEKIIDDLSIRYGKDFFDKIIFSSFNFSTLERMFKLNSKYRLGFLFWTKTQLTGVSEKEIKQICKYLHPWVDLYDEEPAMIEAFGLPLNLWTLKSKVRYQKYLNNKHVYSQISNYKYTKDIK
- the glyA gene encoding serine hydroxymethyltransferase — its product is MYKKINIKDQQISELINLESQRQNDQIELIASENYASQDVLSANGTSLSNKYGEGYPGKRYYGGCEFIDKIELIAIERAKQLFGTKFANVQPYSGSSANSAVFATLLKPGDKILGLDLSSGGHLTHGYKVNFSGIFYTGISYFLDKNETLDYDEIEKIALETRPNLIICGYSAYSGLIDFGRFRQIADKVGAYLLADIAHIAGLIAAGVHPSPVGIAHVITSTTQKTLRGPRGGLILTDIEEIANKIDKIVFPGIQGGPLFNTIAAKAVAFNEALQPWFKDYCQQIIKNAAFFANEFAKKGARIVSGKTQNHLFIVDVKKTYDLTGKQAQILLESVNIITNKNTIPNDTLSPFVTSGIRFGTPAMTSRGFKEKEFAILAEIIDFVLKKKNLNPSEIEEIKLKIQKLTKKFPVKSSYWI